Proteins encoded together in one Penicillium digitatum chromosome 1, complete sequence window:
- a CDS encoding Fatty acid hydroxylase, putative yields the protein MPGRVLPTFTSADVKSHNTAKSCYITLGSNVYDVTDFLDAHPGGGDLILEYAGQDVTDILKDEISHEHTDAAYEILEEYRIGLVSNVSTPGKTTTTTTTTVIETETATENESGPVYAATGMSREEDMSIDTDFNQDFKTHKFLDLNKPLLMQLWYSNFSKEFYLEQIHRPRHYRGGESAPLFGNFLEPLSKTAWYVVPSIWLPCVAYGITVGATGLGSATAAASYFTGGVCLWTLIEYLMHRFLFHIDHWLPDNRVGLTLHFLLHGIHHYLPMDKYRLVMPPTLFVVLAAPFWKLAHAVFFYNWYAAASVFCGGVFGYICYDLTHYFLHHRNLPSCYKDLKKYHLAHHFADYENGFGVTSRFWDQVFGTELVSPTPKGVKAHAGNQGKIPLIHPIIR from the exons ATGCCTGGGAGAGTTCTGCCGACGTTTACCTCCGCCGATGTTAAATCTCACAACACCGCCAAGTCATGCTACATCACCTTGGGGTCTAACGTTTACGATGTCACCGATTTCCTCGATGCGCACCCCGGTGGTGGTGATTTGATCCTAGAGTATGCCGGTCAGGATGTGACAGATATCCTGAAGGACGAGATCTCCCACGAACACACTGATGCTGCCTATGAAATTTTGGAGGAGTATCGCATCGGGCTTGTCTCGAATGTTTCTACGCCTGGCAAAACCACAACCACTACAACGACAACTGTCATCGAAACTGAAACTGCGACTGAAAATGAGTCTGGCCCCGTTTACGCAGCCACTGGAATGTCGCGGGAGGAGGATATGTCGATTGATACCGACTTTAACCAGGACTTCAAAACACACAAGTTCCTCGACCTAAACAAGCCGCTTCTGATGCAACTGTGGTACAGCAACTTTTCCAAGGAGTTCTACTTGGAGCAGATTCATCGGCCTCGTCACTATCGGGGAGGGGAGTCTGCCCCTCTGTTCGGAAACTTCCTAGAGCCTCTCAGCAAAACCGCGTGGTACGTCGTGCCAAGTATCTGGTTGCCATGTGTTGCCTACGGAATAACGGTGGGAGCTACTGGGCTGGGTAGCGCCACTGCTGCTGCCTCCTACTTCACCGGTGGTGTGTGCCTCTGGACTTTGATCGAGTATCTGATGCACCGATTCCTCTTCCACATTGATCACTGGCTTCCGGACAACCGTGTCGGTCTTACCCTGCACTTCCTGCTCCACGGTATCCATCACTATCTCCCGATGGACAAGTATCGTCTCGTTATGCCACCGACACTATTCGTGGTACTGGCTGCTCCTTTTTGGAAGCTGGCACACGCAGTCTTCTTCTACAACTGGTACGCGGCTGCGTCGGTATTCTGTGGTGGCGTTTTCGGGTATATCTGCTATGATCTCACCCATTACTTCCTGCACCACCGCAA TCTCCCTTCTTGCTACAAGGATCTCAAGAAGTACCACCTCGCGCACCATTTCGCCGATTACGAGAATGGATTTGGCGTGACTAGTCGCTTCTGGGATCAAGTCTTCGGCACTGAATTGGTGTCCCCAACCCCCAAGGGCGTGAAGGCTCA CGCCGGAAACCAAGGGAAGATTCCGCTGATCCATCCCATCATAAGG TGA
- a CDS encoding CDP-diacylglycerol-inositol 3-phosphatidyltransferase PIS, whose product MIISKWTTWGKLKSKVPSNPQRLLISLIVEILVPWTPPILILRKFVLFLSRGHDQLSGIHTSPRHTREKAHLSHLFHIAMSARTRRQKASLAAEESEDSPSNGSVSTPSKRASSKKRARSAAREESKENKENIFLFTPNLIGYSRVFLTFASLYYMPLHPRTCSFLYTVSCLLDALDGYAARYFNQSTTFGAVLDMVTDRCTTACLLVFLSSAWPRWAILFQGLISLDMASHYMHMYATLSMGGSSQSHKKVDPSRSWIMYQYYTSKVVLFICCTANEAFFIGLYLLSFSSPTLSPSLLQPVSDSQPGNPAHPEPASLFASPWSAGALEMARANKLESTWPWIITGISFPIMAFKQFVNILQLVKASKWLAEGDLATRRANRKK is encoded by the exons ATGATCATCTCCAAGTGGACCACGTGGGGAAAGCTCAAGTCCAAGGTTCCGAGCAACCCGCAG CGCTTGCTTATCTCCCTTATCGTCGAAATCCTTGTTCCCTGGACGCCTCCTATCCTTATCCTGAGGAAATTCGTTTTATTCTTATCTCGGGGACACG ACCAACTGTCTGGTATCCATACGTCTCCACGACATACACGAGAAAAAGCTCACCTGTCACATCTCTTTCACATCGCAATGAGCGCAAGAACACGACGACAAAAGGCTTCCCTCGCCGCTGAGGAGAGCGAAGATTCACCTAGCAATGGCTCCGTGTCGACACCTTCAAAGCGCGCCTCTTCTAAGAAGAGAGCCAGATCTGCCGCACGGGAAGAGAGCAAGGAAAACAAGGAAAACATATTCCTTTTCACCCCAAATCTTATCG GATATTCCCGAGTCTTTTTGACCTTCGCCTCGCTATATTACATGCCCCTCCATCCCCGGACCTGCTCCTTCCTCTATACGGTGTCCTGTCTGCTGGACGCCTTGGACGGTTATGCAGCACGATACTTCAACCAATCCACCACCTTTGGTGCAGTGCTGGACATGGTTACCGACCGCTGCACTACCGCGTGTCTCTTGGTCTTCCTGAGCTCCGCCTGGCCCCGGTGGGCCATCCTCTTCCAGGGTCTCATCAGCCTGGACATGGCCAGCCACTACATGCACATGTACGCTACTCTAAGCATGGGCGGATCCAGCCAGAGCCATAAGAAGGTTGATCCTAGCCGTAGCTGGATTATGTACCAGTACTACACCAGCAAG GTCGTTCTGTTCATCTGCTGTACCGCCAACGAAGCCTTCTTCATCGGCCTGTACCTCCTGTCTTTCTCTTCGCCAACCCTGTCTCCATCGCTCCTGCAGCCTGTCTCCGATTCCCAGCCCGGAAACCCGGCCCACCCCGAGCCAGCCAGCCTCTTCGCTAGTCCCTGGAGCGCCGGTGCCCTCGAGATGGCGCGTGCGAACAAGCTCGAGAGCACCTGGCCATGGATCATCACCGGCATCTCGTTCCCCATCATGGCCTTCAAGCAGTTCGTCAATATCCTTCAGTTGGTGAAGGCCAGCAAATGGCTCGCTGAGGGCGATCTTGCTACCCGCCGAGCCAACCGCAAGAAGTAA
- a CDS encoding protein translocation complex component (Npl1), with protein sequence MGQRHNRRRTRRSNNRNATPHTVLALHPIFPVEIKPTLRKPQKSFYALVFTDISPDSCISRGSPAATLAPSWHYGYTAWQTRERPSRLEPGLEEAQCRLFGGEPGDDVSLCYRMLEYFGGLDYIDSTSGLALGD encoded by the exons ATGGGCCAGAGGCATAACAGACGCCGTACTCGCCGTTCAAACAACCGTAACGCTACACCTCACACTGTTCTCGCTCTACATCCGATATTCCCCGTGGAAATAAAACCAACCCTTCGGAAACCTCAGAAAAGCTTTTATGCACTTGTGTTTACCGATATCTCTCCTGACTCATGCATTTCACGTGGATCTCCGGCAGCCACCCTCGCCCCATCATGGCACTATGGGTATACAGCCTGGCAGACCCGTGAGCGCCCGTCGCGACTGGAACCAGGGCTGGAAGAAGCACAGTGCCGTCTGTTCGGCGGAGAGCCGGGCGACGATGTGAGCCTCTGTTACCGGATGCTTGAGTACTTCGGTGGACTCGACTACATTGACTC AACGAGTGGCCTTGCCCTTGGAGATTGA
- a CDS encoding plasma membrane iron permease, with translation MNPAQAQGRQNGLSDQNDLQEQNEQSPIKAISENGDLILEYIAPGDSSSSPTKRKWRVASERLTSRSPYFQALLDPTKFSEGRQFSAQKQAWNETQIPDSTLQHALPTVRLPSVHSISLCGEDAIELFLKILCLDSFDETERAVFENELKTQSASLVARMIDLADSLNSPRAVHDVLQRIGYLYGKSKPALLARFNPALLSMKEDRIRQIIFISAFLNDLRLTRIMTHALLIVGSKFWINGLDAPQEDSLRWKYLPNGLEEEIYCRRQYVLNTITDLQAHFLRVYGGLEETDTARSVASNRTLGAAFTASAHVLFQSRRFQCRGGFNNASQCDLFQLGQMIRFFSMRARTIFLGSTLIDPDFNSAPNDSDHTPGESKNDQLPGPPSDLTAIIASLKQYPDYAIDEAHTGCGVRRRIMPALECIEKFVWDDRGLLGVTPGVSDTTVSDPLRPSKWMLWEDFTRTKHTVDISFARVTAVYYPSAPLKNQATRSTPQEELGRLLFTAARRDWSAVGSG, from the exons ATGAACCCAGCCCAGGCTCAAGGCCGTCAAAATGGGCTTTCAGATCAAAATGATCTCCAAGAGCAGAACGAGCAATCACCCATTAAAGCCATATCGGAAAATGGTGATCTGATTCTCGAATATATCGCTCCCGGTGACTCCTCATCGTCACCCACCAAGCGCAAATGGCGGGTGGCAAGCGAGCGTCTTACTTCTCGTAGTCCATATTTTCAAGCACTACTGGACCCCACCAAGTTTTCCGAGGGAAGGCAATTCAGTGCCCAAAAGCAAGCCTGGAATGAAACACAAATACCAGACTCGACTTTACAGCATGCGCTACCAACCGTCAGGCTTCCCAGCGTGCACTCTATCAGCCTGTGTGGAGAAGATGCCATCGAACTATTTCTGAAGATTCTATGCCTCGATTCTTTCGACGAAACGGAAAGAGCGGTGTTTGAAAATGAGCTGAAAACCCAGTCTGCATCGCTTGTTGCGAGAATGATCGACCTTGCTGATTCACTCAATTCTCCTCGTGCTGTCCATGATGTTCTGCAGAGGATTGGATATTTATACGGCAAATCGAAGCCGGCACTCCTTGCCAGGTTTAACCCAGCTCTTTTGTCAATGAAGGAAGATCGGATTCGACAAATCATCTTCATATCCGCCTTCCTCAATGATCTAAGACTCACTAGAATCATGACCCATGCCTTGCTCATTGTGGGCTCCAAGTTTTGGATAAACGGTCTGGATGCCCCTCAAGAAGATTCTTTGCGCTGGAAATATTTACCAAATGGTTTAGAAG AGGAAATCTATTGTCGCCGTCAATATGTTTTAAATACCATTACCGACCTACAGGCTCATTTTCTTCGTGTCTATGGGGGTCTGGAGGAAACCGACACTGCAAGGTCCGTAGCAAGCAACAGAACATTGGGCGCAGCTTTCACCGCGTCTGCACATGTGCTTTTTCAATCTCGTCGATTCCAATGCCGAGGTGGATTCAACAACGCTAGCCAATGTGACCTCTTCCAACTCGGCCAGATGATCCGATTTTTTTCAATGCGTGCCAGGACGATCTTTCTAGGATCAACATTGATAGATCCAGACTTCAACTCAGCTCCCAACGATAGTGATCACACACCTGGCGAATCCAAGAACGACCAACTCCCAGGCCCTCCATCTGATCTTACCGCCATCATCGCCTCTCTCAAACAATATCCCGACTATGCAATCGACGAAGCCCATACCGGTTGCGGTGTCCGACGTCGAATCATGCCTGCTTTAGAATGCATTGAGAAATTCGTCTGGGATGACCGCGGTCTCCTTGGTGTCACCCCAGGGGTCTCGGATACTACTGTTTCAGACCCTCTTCGACCCTCCAAATGGATGCTCTGGGAAGACTTCACGCGTACGAAACACACGGTTGATATTTCTTTTGCGAGAGTCACGGCTGTGTACTACCCTTCAGCACCGTTGAAAAACCAAGCCACCCGTTCCACACCCCAAGAAGAACTCGGACGGCTGTTGTTTACTGCTGCTCGGAGGGATTGGAGTGCGGTGGGCTCAGGCTGA
- a CDS encoding Protein phosphatase 2C, putative, giving the protein MTLLSSRRVTGRVWTSADCYSFALLRRAQCYSTESVQPGQSTARKQPQFRDYFVSHLPSSSLHPDPRGPSSPFHKLPRSASLPHTGDTPQSPAAFQALIDRETTVVRIPLRNAKHHFGAVTSRGTRPSNEDTYQAGVIDIPAFAKRAPTSLTIRRSNQQGPVAHPRESRGAETASGDPQVFYFGIFDGHGGSECSSFLRDYLHEYIQNTAFDIELRSSLRPGAEVPPTTSELPVMQEGDRRRIGDLEKYLMQTWRRVVGGYFKRFKPPHFAYNGTESADPIVENHISIEEVVEYAFLRADLDFVNAQAAKRDDDLVRAERPLNEDEIFHRPSMTRSPQIGGSARFKGGSTGSIAMISTSTPASFWHPIAPSSLLVAHVGDTRILLCSTETGQAIPITSNHHPSSPIEATRLRRYATTFVTDSFGEERMSGLANTRAFGDVQSKRIGVSAEPELKRIELGPAEFSFLVLVSDGISGTLLDQEVVDIVKEAKTPEQGARDVVSFSTEVTKEGDNATCLVVRLGGWERRLEGGVGSMGTKESREWRRQDATDPRRSRT; this is encoded by the exons ATGACTCTCCTTTCATCGAGGCGAGTAACAGGCCGGGTCTGGACCTCGGCCGACTGTTACA GTTTCGCTCTCCTTCGTCGAGCGCAATGCTACAGTACCGAGTCTGTTCAGCCTGGTCAGTCAACAGCTAGGAAGCAACCACAGTTCCGTGATTACTTTGTCTCCCACCTGCCGTCGTCTTCACTTCATCCGGATCCCCGTGGTCCGTCCTCGCCATTTCATAAACTCCCTCGCTCcgcttctcttcctcatACCGGAGATACCCCACAATCGCCAGCTGCCTTCCAAGCTTTAATAGATCGTGAGACAACAGTCGTGCGGATTCCACTCCGCAACGCAAAGCACCATTTCGGCGCCGTCACCTCCCGTGGAACGCGCCCCTCGAATGAAGACACGTACCAAGCCGGCGTCATTGACATCCCCGCCTTTGCGAAGCGAGCTCCAACTTCGCTAACGATCAGGCGATCCAATCAACAAGGTCCTGTGGCCCACCCCCGGGAGTCGCGTGGTGCAGAAACAGCTAGTGGAGACCCACAAGTGTTCTATTTCGGTATCTTCGATGGTCATGGCGGATCCGAGTGTAGTTCGTTCTTGAGGGACTATTTGCATGAGTATATCCAGAACACGGCATTTGATATCGAACTTCGGTCCAGCCTACGGCCTGGTGCTGAAGTGCCACCCACCACTAGCGAACTACCTGTGATGCAGGAAGGCGACCGGCGAAGAATCGGAGACCTAGAGAAATATCTTATGCAGACTTGGAGACGGGTAGTTGGTGGCTACTTCAAGAGATTCAAGCCGCCGCACTTTGCCTACAATGGCACCGAGTCTGCCGACCCGATTGTTGAAAACCACATATCCATCGAGGAAGTTGTGGAGTACGCCTTCCTGCGTGCGGATCTAGATTTTGTCAACGCTCAAGCGGCTAAGCGAGACGATGATCTGGTCCGTGCCGAAAGACCTCTGAACGAAGATGAAATCTTTCATAGGCCCAGCATGACCCGGTCTCCCCAGATCGGCGGAAGCGCCCGGTTCAAGGGTGGCAGCACCGGAAGCATCGCGATGATCTCTACTTCGACGCCAGCTTCCTTCTGGCACCCCATCGCCCCATCGAGCCTGCTGGTTGCTCATGTTGGCGACACCCGCATACTCCTCTGCTCAACAGAAACTGGCCAAGCTATCCCCATCACATCAAACCACCACCCCTCGTCTCCGATCGAGGCCACCCGACTCCGACGGTATGCCACAACCTTTGTAACAGACTCTTTCGGCGAAGAACGCATGAGCGGGCTAGCCAACACGCGCGCTTTCGGCGATGTCCAATCCAAGCGTATCGGAGTCTCTGCTGAGCCCGAACTTAAGCGTATCGAGCTTGGCCCGGCCGAGTTTTCGTTCTTGGTTTTGGTATCCGATGGCATCAGCGGAACACTCCTCGACCAGGAGGTCGTTGATATCGTCAAGGAGGCCAAGACGCCGGAGCAGGGGGCGCGTGATGTGGTCAGTTTCTCGACCGAGGTCACTAAAGAAGGTGACAATGCTACTTGTCTTGTTGTTCGCCTTGGTGGCTGGGAGCGTCGTCTCGAGGGCGGTGTTGGTAGTATGGGTACTAAAGAGTCTCGCGAGTGGCGTCGGCAGGATGCCACTGATCCGCGCAGGTCACGGACATGA
- a CDS encoding Aldolase-type TIM barrel, with the protein MSTMGDWSPENPILAYLQTLTATKKTLPCGQPVVAHASVNHIDSASLVQLAADIGPYIAILQIPADVIDDWSSDTIEQLQDLSRKHRFLLWEGSKILNPMVNFMGRADAPLETRQALADLIKKSYTSGPLRTATWSNLATSWAPAAPVDQQENDILIPTLRLAAREAVAITAKIIQTEISAEMNNYSLGEEVEIPTPSTDTSNGWKEFSPNCMGSALRKSSTISVTTESVTLHSHLHADDGVPIPPQLARSVALCLPGTIDTAFTPEFRQSTIVAACANSDFVIGFATEEPFFVNHRGNSIFELALFDGNGSAQLGLNAAKLATLPCLNEDRKSLGVFSLVSPILSHGFEFDSTFKPDGITPSDPDSETPYTAQYLHYIVRQAVALREKNRAEYEGTELGKETPVGPKIMHFPVVIIT; encoded by the coding sequence ATGTCGACCATGGGGGACTGGTCCCCCGAGAACCCAATTCTGGCCTACCTGCAGACATTGACGGCCACCAAAAAGACCCTTCCTTGTGGGCAGCCCGTCGTCGCCCACGCTTCCGTCAATCACATTGACTCGGCCTCACTCGTCCAGCTGGCCGCAGATATCGGCCCCTACATCGCCATACTACAAATTCCTGCCGATGTGATCGACGACTGGTCCAGCGATACGAtcgaacagcttcaggatTTGTCTAGGAAACATAGATTCTTATTGTGGGAAGGAAGCAAGATTCTGAATCCTATGGTTAATTTCATGGGCAGAGCGGATGCCCCGTTGGAAACAAGGCAGGCCTTGGCAGACTTGATCAAGAAGTCATATACCAGTGGCCCATTGAGGACGGCGACGTGGTCCAATCTGGCCACCTCTTGGGCACCCGCAGCTCCAGTGGATCAACAAGAAAATGATATCTTGATTCCAACCTTGAGATTGGCCGCCCGCGAGGCAGTTGCGATCACTGCAAAGATCATCCAAACCGAGATCTCTGCCGAGATGAACAACTACTCCTTGGGCGAGGAAGTTGAAATCCCCACCCCCTCCACAGATACAAGCAACGGTTGGAAAGAATTCAGTCCGAACTGTATGGGATCGGCATTACGGAAATCGTCAACCATCTCGGTCACGACTGAGTCTGTGACTCTACACTCGCACCTTCACGCAGATGACGGTGTCCCCATCCCCCCGCAACTGGCCCGCAGCGTTGCACTCTGTCTACCCGGAACTATTGATACCGCATTTACCCCCGAATTCCGCCAAAGCACCATCGTCGCCGCATGTGCCAACTCCGATTTTGTCATCGGATTTGCAACGGAAGAGCCCTTTTTCGTAAATCACCGAGGAAACTCTATCTTTGAATTGGCATTATTCGATGGTAACGGGAGTGCCCAACTAGGTCTCAACGCTGCCAAACTCGCTACGTTGCCTTGCCTCAACGAAGACCGAAAATCACTCGGTGTATTCTCTCTTGTGTCACCCATTCTTAGCCACGGCTTTGAATTTGATTCCACCTTCAAGCCCGATGGAATAACACCATCTGACCCTGACTCTGAAACTCCATATACTGCGCAATACCTGCACTACATAGTCAGGCAAGCGGTAGCTCTTCGAGAAAAGAACCGAGCAGAGTATGAAGGCACCGAGCTTGGAAAGGAAACACCAGTGGGCCCGAAAATCATGCACTTTCCAGTTGTTATTATTACATAA
- a CDS encoding RNA splicing factor (Pad-1), putative codes for MSGLDVEALLESTAAATTEAPTTSEGRDDHSRADPSERRDRSRDRRRRRDHSRDRRPDRDLKGDEVMKSDTASANGSLRSRKRSKSRESERRRPRRDRDNYHSSGDFYRGGGRARSRSRSPYDDRHYRPNRRQREEERRPRRDADARRGSPSRKSPELNEDERDRRTIFVQQLAARLRIKDLFTFFEKAGPVKDAQIVKDRVSGRSKGVGYVEFKNEESVAAAIRLTGQMLLGIPIIAQLTEAEKNRQARNPEATAGNQHTAPFHRLYVGNVHFSITEDDLTNVFEPFGELEFVQLQKDETGRSKGYAFVQFANPEQARDALEKMNGFELAGRAIRVGLGNDKFTPDAHANRPSGASSTNQSNFQGSSFSGQGGRGVQAGGSNNFDRAGGRETEKGAGASALDDTDVAGVNFNNYSRDALMRKLARTDDAQPSVDDRQKFLRPKTETKPLPINVNMASRCVLLRNMFDPAEETGEAWIKELEEDVRSECEEKYGHVVHISLDVSSQGDIYLKFDRVQGGENAIKGLNGRYFGGKQITAQPVVDAVYSSLFSRTKAI; via the exons ATGTCTGGACTTGATGTAGAGGCTCTTCTAGAGTCTACTGCGGCCGCCACTACCGAAGCCCCAACCACTTCGGAAGGCCGTGACGACCACTCCCGCGCGGACCCCAGCGAGCGCCGTGATCGTTCCCGCGACAGACGCCGTCGCCGTGACCACAGCCGTGACCGCCGCCCCGATCGAGATCTCAAGGGCGATGAAGTCATGAAGAGCGACACTGCTAGTGCTAACGGAAGCCTTAGAAGCCGAAAGAGGAGCAAGAGTCGTGAATCTGAGCGACGCCGTCCTCGCCGTGACCGTGACAACTACCACTCCAGTGGTGACTTCTATCGTGGTGGAGGTCGCGCTCGTTCCCGCTCCCGTTCCCCCTATGACGATCGCCACTACCGGCCCAATCGCCGCCAGCGTGAGGAAGAAAGACGCCCCCGCCGTGACGCGGATGCCCGACGTGGTTCTCCCAGCCGCAAGTCCCCAGAACTTAATGAGGATGAACGTGACAGGCGCACTATTTTTGTGCAGCAACTTGCTGCTCGTCTGAGAATCAAGGATCTGTTTACTTTCTTTGAAAAGGCCGGCCCCGTTAAAGATGCTCAAATCGTCAAAGATCGCGTTAGCGGACGCTCCAAAGG TGTCGGTTATGTCGAGTTTAAAAACGAGGAGTCTGTTGCCGCCGCCATCAGACTCACTGGCCAGATGCTCCTAGGAATCCCCATCATTGCGCAACTGACTGAAGCGGAGAAGAACCGCCAAGCTCGCAACCCCGAGGCTACTGCAGGCAATCAGCACACCGCACCATTCCACAGGCTCTATGTTGGTAACGTCCATTTCAGCATTACCGAAGACGATCTCACCAATGTCTTCGAACCATTCGGCGAGCTCGAGTTTGTTCAGTTGCAAAAGGATGAAACCGGTAGAAGCAAGGGTTATGCCTTTGTTCA ATTCGCCAATCCCGAACAAGCTCGGGACGCTTTGGAAAAGATGAACGGATTTGAACTTGCCGGACGAGCTATTCGGGTTGGTCTCGGCAATGATAAGTTCACCCCCGACGCGCACGCCAATCGCCCCTCAGGTGCTTCCTCTACAAACCAATCAAACTTCCAGGGTTCTTCGTTCTCCGGTCAGGGAGGCCGTGGCGTCCAAGCCGGAGGTTCCAACAACTTTGACCGTGCTGGTGGCAGAGAAACCGAAAAGGGCGCCGGTGCTAGTGCGCTTGACGATACGGATGTTGCTGGTGTGAACTTCAACAACTACTCTAGGGATGCGTTGATGAGGAAGCTTGCACGAACAGATGATGCCCAACCTTCTGTCGACGACCGTCAGAAGTTCCTTCGACCCAAGACCGAGACTAAGCCACTTCCCATCAATGTCAACATGGCCAGTCGGTGTGTTTTGCTTCGCAACATGTTTGACCCCGCCGA AGAGACCGGTGAAGCCTGGATCAAAGAACTCGAGGAGGATGTCCGCTCGGAGTGTGAGGAGAAATACGGCCATGTTGTTCACATTTCACTAGATGTCAGTTCCCAGGGAGATATCTACCTGAAGTTCGATCGCGTTCAAGGTGGCGAGAATGCTATCAAGGGCCTTAATGGCCGATACTTTGGCGGAAAGCAGATCACCGCCCAACCCGTCGTGGACGCCGTCTACAGCAGTCTCTTCTCCCGGACTAAGGCCATCTAG